One Thermosphaera aggregans DNA segment encodes these proteins:
- a CDS encoding glycosyltransferase family 2 protein yields MGSELLDNVVEVVAGLWLVYVSITVAGGVAYFLYKPRKSLFKSTNYEIVVVSKADEKVKNSLLEVVRYHLKKFGKLTVVIDEGAPLTNTLKSIRSLNLVIVPASYRRDLVGKGRALSYFIENQVDDEKWYVFIDDDNLILDESFLYEIPYYEEKGFAAGNGILLPRPGRSKIAYVMDWIRYVDDLTLYRFFTGLVSRPLLGLHGELLIVKGRVLREVGFTFKSITEDFRFATELIKKGYKTWQSGTRVSIKSPNSLRDLVKQRGRWFKGMLSDIKYSPVPMKLIVGFRSVIWSFNFVSTLLIGPLLAYMGLIWVLIPGSLYYLTSYTYGVYRSGKPYMLLLVPFFGFIEASSRVYGLINVNDFVVIDKN; encoded by the coding sequence GTGGGGTCAGAACTACTAGACAATGTTGTCGAGGTCGTAGCGGGTCTATGGTTGGTTTACGTCTCCATAACAGTGGCTGGAGGTGTTGCATACTTCTTATACAAGCCTCGGAAAAGCTTGTTTAAGTCAACTAATTATGAAATAGTAGTTGTCTCGAAAGCTGATGAAAAGGTTAAGAACAGCCTTCTCGAAGTAGTAAGGTACCACTTGAAGAAGTTTGGAAAACTCACAGTAGTCATAGATGAAGGAGCGCCTTTAACCAATACTTTGAAATCAATCAGGTCGCTGAACCTGGTTATCGTCCCAGCCTCCTACCGGAGAGACCTTGTGGGGAAGGGGCGCGCCCTAAGCTATTTCATCGAGAACCAGGTGGACGATGAGAAGTGGTACGTGTTCATAGATGATGACAATCTAATCCTTGACGAATCCTTCCTTTACGAAATACCTTACTACGAGGAAAAGGGTTTCGCAGCAGGAAACGGCATATTACTCCCTAGGCCTGGGAGAAGCAAAATAGCCTACGTTATGGACTGGATAAGGTATGTTGATGATTTAACACTCTACAGGTTTTTCACCGGGCTGGTTTCACGCCCCCTGCTAGGGTTGCACGGGGAGCTGTTAATAGTTAAGGGAAGGGTTCTCAGGGAAGTAGGCTTCACGTTCAAATCGATAACAGAGGATTTCAGGTTTGCCACGGAGCTGATTAAGAAGGGATATAAAACATGGCAGTCGGGTACAAGAGTCTCTATTAAAAGCCCGAACAGCCTGAGAGACCTGGTGAAACAGCGTGGACGATGGTTCAAGGGGATGCTGTCAGATATTAAATACAGCCCTGTTCCCATGAAGCTTATAGTGGGCTTCCGCTCGGTGATATGGAGTTTCAACTTTGTCTCAACCCTTCTAATAGGGCCCTTGCTAGCTTACATGGGCCTGATATGGGTGCTGATACCTGGGAGTCTCTACTACTTAACATCCTACACCTATGGAGTATACAGGTCTGGAAAACCCTACATGCTCCTCCTTGTCCCCTTCTTCGGCTTCATAGAGGCTTCCTCAAGGGTTTATGGATTAATCAATGTGAACGATTTCGTGGTTATTGATAAAAACTGA
- a CDS encoding iron-containing alcohol dehydrogenase → MTPLKKFKLKYADTTLFFGEKSIGNLETWVHGKQVVGLVMSRTAAKNSGALQEVLEILSRHSIVHVPYSDVTPNPYASQAVSCAELFRKERVDSIIAIGGGSVIDVAKTVSILVKSNLSPTELVKGVKPENTLPLAAVNLTHGTGSEIDRYAVLTFEETGEKRGFTARYPEVSIDDPRFTLTLPRDQTLFTSLDAFYHAYESATSLYTNMFVQTLSSEAAGIIVKTLPEALSNMKSLELRSRLLYASMIAGISIDIALTHLNHALEHTFSGLNPRLPHGEGLAILGPRIIYHVHKAVPEDSAIILKHIDPSIRPLSGDAEKAYVAVREFQNRLGLKRKLSDYGFGLDDIPGIVAYTLRIIRERYKTTPVNVSEDVLKDIILDAL, encoded by the coding sequence GTGACACCTTTGAAAAAGTTTAAACTCAAATATGCTGACACCACCCTGTTCTTTGGCGAGAAATCTATTGGAAACCTGGAGACCTGGGTTCACGGTAAACAAGTAGTGGGATTAGTAATGAGCAGGACGGCTGCGAAAAACTCGGGTGCCCTGCAAGAAGTGCTTGAAATACTGTCGAGACATAGCATTGTCCACGTTCCATACAGCGATGTAACACCAAATCCCTACGCATCACAAGCCGTATCCTGCGCAGAACTGTTTAGGAAGGAAAGGGTTGACTCTATCATAGCAATAGGCGGAGGGAGCGTGATAGATGTTGCGAAAACTGTTTCCATACTGGTGAAGAGTAATTTGTCACCTACCGAGCTTGTAAAAGGCGTCAAGCCCGAAAACACCCTGCCGCTGGCGGCTGTTAATTTAACGCATGGAACAGGTAGCGAAATAGACCGGTACGCAGTACTCACCTTCGAGGAAACAGGGGAGAAAAGAGGTTTCACAGCCAGATATCCTGAGGTATCGATAGATGATCCCAGGTTTACATTAACTCTTCCAAGAGATCAAACATTGTTCACATCTCTCGACGCCTTCTACCACGCATACGAGTCCGCAACCTCATTGTACACGAACATGTTTGTGCAGACTCTTTCAAGCGAGGCCGCCGGGATTATTGTTAAAACCTTACCAGAGGCTCTTTCAAACATGAAGTCGCTCGAGCTAAGGTCTAGGCTACTTTACGCGTCGATGATTGCAGGAATAAGTATTGACATAGCGTTAACGCATCTAAACCACGCGTTAGAGCATACCTTCTCCGGCTTAAACCCTAGACTTCCACACGGGGAGGGCCTCGCCATTCTCGGTCCAAGAATCATATACCATGTCCATAAAGCAGTCCCCGAGGACTCCGCGATTATATTGAAACATATAGATCCCTCTATAAGACCCTTGTCTGGAGATGCTGAGAAAGCCTATGTAGCGGTCAGGGAGTTTCAGAACAGGCTTGGCTTGAAGAGGAAGCTGAGCGACTACGGCTTCGGGCTAGATGACATACCCGGCATCGTAGCTTACACTCTGAGAATAATCAGAGAAAGGTATAAAACAACGCCGGTAAATGTGAGCGAGGATGTCCTCAAGGATATTATTCTGGACGCCCTATAG
- a CDS encoding elongator complex protein 3, with protein MRKVRKPSRMLSGITVVAVMTHPLPCPGRCYYCPGGIEYDAPKSYFGNEPAVRRARRNRFHPFHQVFERLKQYEALGHNPSKIEVIIMGGTFLALPDTYKKWFITSVYEAFNRYPVRIPPWRIELENALLRNETAPLRVVGLTIETRPDYGREEHADEMLSYGATKVELGVQSIYDDVLQRINRGHSVKDSVESTRILRDAGFKICYHVMLGLPGSDFDRDLEMIKTLFENPDFRPDMLKIYPTEVIEGTRLYEWWRQGLYKPYHDDEVVELVSEAYRYIPEYVRVMRIRRDIPADEVADGTKKANLRELVESRAVEKGVLIKEIRFREVGLRCYKHGLTPDPSRTRIKRLTYEAGGGIEEFLSVEDPELNIIIGFLRMRIPSEKAHRWEVDHNTAIIRELHVYGPETPVGDRGYWWQHVGWGRKLMSEAERIASEEYGARKILVISGIGAREYYRRLGYFRPPESPYMWKILS; from the coding sequence TTGAGGAAGGTGAGGAAGCCTTCGAGAATGCTGAGCGGTATAACCGTAGTAGCTGTTATGACACACCCTCTCCCATGCCCTGGAAGGTGCTACTATTGTCCAGGCGGAATAGAATATGATGCCCCGAAAAGCTATTTCGGCAACGAGCCCGCTGTGAGAAGAGCTCGCAGGAACAGGTTCCACCCTTTTCACCAGGTTTTTGAGAGGCTGAAGCAGTATGAGGCATTGGGTCATAATCCCAGTAAAATAGAAGTCATCATCATGGGGGGCACTTTCCTCGCTCTTCCCGATACTTATAAGAAATGGTTTATAACTAGCGTGTACGAGGCTTTCAACAGGTATCCGGTGAGGATTCCACCCTGGAGGATTGAACTGGAGAATGCGCTGCTCAGAAACGAGACTGCACCATTGAGAGTTGTAGGCTTAACTATTGAGACAAGGCCGGATTACGGTAGGGAGGAGCACGCTGATGAAATGCTCTCCTACGGGGCCACCAAGGTTGAGCTAGGTGTTCAAAGCATATATGATGATGTTCTTCAAAGAATCAACCGGGGACACAGCGTCAAAGATAGTGTTGAATCCACAAGAATATTGAGGGATGCTGGTTTCAAAATATGCTATCACGTGATGCTCGGCCTCCCCGGCAGCGATTTCGATAGGGATTTAGAGATGATTAAAACCTTGTTTGAAAACCCTGATTTCCGCCCGGACATGCTCAAAATATATCCTACCGAAGTAATCGAGGGCACGAGACTCTACGAATGGTGGAGGCAGGGCCTATACAAACCCTATCATGATGATGAAGTCGTAGAGCTTGTCAGCGAGGCGTACAGGTATATTCCCGAGTATGTTAGGGTGATGAGGATTAGAAGAGATATTCCAGCTGACGAGGTCGCAGACGGGACTAAGAAAGCTAATCTCAGAGAATTAGTGGAGAGTAGAGCCGTCGAGAAGGGCGTGTTGATAAAGGAGATAAGGTTTCGGGAGGTAGGGCTTAGATGTTACAAGCACGGGTTGACTCCTGATCCCTCGCGAACCAGGATTAAAAGGCTTACTTATGAAGCGGGAGGAGGGATTGAGGAATTCTTAAGCGTGGAAGACCCTGAGCTGAACATAATTATCGGTTTCCTCAGAATGCGGATCCCTAGCGAGAAAGCCCATAGATGGGAGGTAGATCACAATACCGCGATAATAAGGGAGCTTCACGTGTATGGTCCTGAAACCCCTGTCGGGGACAGGGGTTACTGGTGGCAGCATGTTGGATGGGGCAGGAAGCTGATGAGTGAAGCGGAGAGAATTGCCTCGGAGGAGTATGGGGCTAGGAAGATTCTTGTCATAAGCGGGATAGGAGCTAGAGAGTACTACAGGAGGCTAGGGTATTTCAGACCTCCGGAGAGTCCTTACATGTGGAAAATCCTATCATGA